GTCTTCTTTAAgcaagtgtgtgtgtgtgtgatgtgtgtgtgtgtgtaggtcTTGATAAGAATAAAATGGTAAATCTAACAACTTTCGATGAAAGACTCCTTTGAACTGTTATATAACCACAGATTGGGCTAAAGTTTACTTTACCTTCAAGGGGCCACTTATTTTGGTgaaagaaatttcaattttatagaAGATAAAATGAAAAGATGTACGATATAGCAGTTTTGGGCTTATATTCTTTGGACCAAATGGCAACTCCTCCTCCCATAAGTAAGAGATGGAGTATAAGGTTATGAGTTGATCTCATATGGAACCATGATTCAAATAACTCCACCTTCATGTGGCAAACACAATATCAGTGGATAGCATGGAAAATATCCATATTATAGTATGTTTTGAAAGCAAAATCATAAGTTTTAACAAATAGAAACAACCATTGAGAATATAATTTACAAAAGCTAGggatctagtttttttttttttttggctatattAACTTTGACCACAACATtaggtatttattttttatttcttatttattggTACACAGTGGGTCTTGAACCAACGACAAGAGAGAATTTGGGGCtcaatatcaaaaaataaaatacaaagctTATAACCAGTAAAGTTTCGACTGCagtattaaatgaatttatgcTATCCCTTTATTTCATCAGTAATAATTTGATCGTGTTCCCatagttattttataaattatgttGGAATTAGTCTAACCTATTAAATTTTAGGGAcccaattagtttttttttttttttttgggataagtaataaatttattgatgataagAGCACCAAGTACATAGGAAATGTACTCAGTTACAGCAATCAAGCACAAAAGCTACAAAGATCAATAAAATTGAGTAagtttgaaaatgagaaaagtcCTGTAGCTGTCACCCAATCAAACAGTCCTAAGAAGCCGTTGTTTCAGATCTAAAATTGTTTGTCACACCCCTCCAAGTGTCACAAagtcctctccctccaaatacaccacatcaaacaatgcaAAATAGCCTTCCAAACCTCACTGCTACGATGTCACCCAAAATGATCTTGCTAACAATCTAGTAAATCAAAAACTCCACTAGGCATAACCCATTGAACTCCAAAGAGGGCAAAAACCATGTCCCACAACTCTCTAACAAACGAATAGAGTAGAAGCAATTGATCAATCGTCTCCTCGTCCCTTTTACACAAGCAGCATCTACTCACCAAAGTGATGTTTCATTTCCTCAAATTATCCACTGTCAAGATTCTCCCCAACAATGCAGTCCAAGTGAAGAAATCAACTCGTGGTGGAATCTTAGTTTTCCAAATACTTTTTCAAGGAAACATGCCCATTTCCTTAGGTGCTAAAGCTTTAAAATACGATTTCAACTTGAATCCTTTCCTAGAAGACACTTTGACACTTTTAAGCATAGCTTGTCCTCTCCATTGCCTTGAACCGAAGCTGGGTAGAGTAgatccaaaaaaatgaaatggaatCTAATGCTCAAACCTGTATTGGTCGTATAAAATACTATCCCTAATGAATAGAGTCATTACAACATTGCATATGATATGCTACTAAAGCTTCCTTATCACATATAGGGAATCGATTAACTTTCAATCTTTCATTaggaaccaaaataaaattaggttgCATAGTGAGGCTTTAGATTGAataaaatgaaggaaaagaatacAGGTGGTTGGCCCTAAATAATCTGCTGAAGATCCATCGGCGACTCCAAAAATTTGGTACTAAGGctttgtggttgttgttgttgaaccAAACCTTGATATGATCATAAACTTTttagttaatatatattaagCTTGTATCATGGCTTCCAGATGTTGCCTAAATGGCTGGAAATTGGAGGATAAAAAGATAGCATTGTGCCCTGAGATAATTCAAGCTCAGAACAGACTACTTTGGctgaaacaaaatcaaagactGTTCATTTTTTGCCTGTCGAGTGGGCTCAGTACACTAGTCCCTCTCATATCTGTAGCTCGCTTACTGAGGCAGTTGCAGAGAATGCCTCTAAGCCAACTGCAGATTCTGCACTATACACAGACTGTAAATCTACTTGCACACCAATGTCAACATGTCCTGAAATGTGTACcagattcaaattcaaatttacttTACTTCCATGGTGCATTCGAAATGAAGCTTACTTCCTCCACCAATTAGGCAGATCAAAGGTCACCTAAGCTAAAAGTGGAATTCTTGCCTCTGTTCTTCTAACCAAACCTCTTCATGTTTCAGGGCCATAGACTGTGAATTATTTCAACCTTTTAAAAATTGTATTCCCATACTTCTACTATTCTAATTAATCCATTCCCAAATCCTACAACCCTATCAgactataaatatataaaccTGACAGAATATTACAATATGTTTGAAGTAAATGATCATAAAATGTGAATATGCACATAATTCTACAAATATATTATGCAAGTAATTAGAATAACCAAATGAGTTACGCTAACAACACACCTGCCTGTCGACCTTCTTTGGTTCAATCTGTTTTTCCACAATAGCTGAAGCTGCAGACTGcaaatcttctttcttttgtggcTCCTCAACCTTTTGCGGTCCCAATAACCCGGTTGCACGATTAATTAAACTAATCTGTTCCTCTGTAGGGACCTCCATGACAGCCCACATCTCTCCATCCTCTTCTTTCAATTCAAAACCTACAAACTCCAACAACTCAACCCCTCCTGCAACCTCACCAATGGCTTCCCTTATCTTCGGATTACTCATCCGAATCCTCCTAAACTTGGCATTCTCCGGTTCCCTCACAATATTCCTCAACAGCTTAAGAACAACCTCGATCGATCCCTCCGATGGCTTCCCGGACACAAAAGCACCAACGCGACACTCCAATTCACTCCTAGACTCCGCCCCATTATCGGCCAAATCcgaaccaccaccaccaccaccaccattagcTTCAACCGAGTTATTGACACAAGTATCCACATGTGCAGACACCTCTTCTTCAGACCTATAAGACTGCCCACAAATCGGACATTCATACACATTTAGTGAATACCCATTTTGTGATCTCTTCCCAGAAGTGATCATTGAGTCAAATGGATCAAACCCATTTGCAGGTTTGCGATTTGGGGTCGAATCATTCGTCAAATCCGAGCTATCTTTGTGATCAGAAATGGGTGCTTTCTGAGGTAAAGGCTTGGGTTTGGAATTTGAAGTCACAAAATTGGGTTCTTTCCGAGGCTGTGGAGATGGGTTTTGAATTTGGGGAGAAGGGCGAGGGAGAATTGGATTAGTGGgtcctgaagaagaagaagaagatcccAAGACTCTACCTTGGCCCTTGAATTTACcggaagatgaagatgaagatgagaaGGGATTGTTGACTTTTTTCATGAACCCTTTGACCTTGTCTTTCATGTCCCCcatacttgtaaaaaaaaatgcacaaacaaagagaatcaaaggataaaggagctttcttttcttttcttttttttctgtgACCAAAATCTGAGATTTGGGAAAATAGGGTTTTCTGATTTAAAGAAATttggattattatttttttattattcttggGGGGTTTGAAGATGAACAAAACCTCGGAAGCTCAGAAGTATGGGGGAAAAGGAAAGCTggtgtgtgttgtgttgtgtttgtgtgtgtatgtttgtttgttgcAAATATTTTAGGAGTGAAAATCTTTGAACTGGCTGTTATTGGCTGTTGGAAATTGGAATTTCCTGTACGTGGGAATTGGAATATGTTTCACACGTAATTGATAATTGGGCAGCCTAATGAGGTCGTGCCACATTTGCAACAAATGTTGAGCTTatctagggatggcaatggggcggggcggggccgaaggatgggatCTTCGCCCCCACCCCGCATGGATTTTTCTTACCCCAATCCCGCCCCGCCCCGTATGACGGAGAAAATTtattgccccatccccgccccttaagGCCCCGCGAAGCCCCGCCCTACAccgtaaaactttatttcttgttaattttccctacaactattaccattttttcaaataaaatgacatgtttcaataataaaaatatacttgaaattataaataaatttattctatcaaatcaaactaatttttagcaaatactaaataatattatctaaatatttaacaagataatatcacaacaaaaatctcatagtatgacacaataaaataatccaaactcctaatacataacaaaataaaaattgcctagttcttcaaaaagaatctccacttaaataaaataagatgatgatattttttttaaatagtagagttttagggtatgaaaaaattACCTTTTAACCCTTATTAATACGGGGcagggcggggatggggcggggtgggtctaaaaagtgtaaacccatccccgccccgccccgtggtGCGGGTCTAAAATCTCGCCCCATCCCTGCCCCACCACCTTCGCGGGGTGGGGAAAACCCGCACGGGGtgaagcggggaggggcgggtcaagcggggcggggcaaaattgccatccctaagcTTATCTATGGCTGGGGACGGACGTGGATCCATTAGGAAATAGGAATATGCCGGTGGAACGGAATTGTTTTTGtctgtttattcttttttttgacaCACCTTTAATGcatttaaaatgaagaaatttagGAAAGTTCTTAAATCTATGCACTTAAAATATCcgttaacttttatttttagtttttaagagTGTTTATTTTACTAACATTGTTCCACACAAAATACACTCAATCACGCAATAGTGTGTGCACTTATTACcatttgttgttttctttttagaaaatgaaGCACTTAATGACAATTATCTGTTTGGTAACGTTATTCtaataacgttgtttgtattttttggaaatacgtgttgGTAAAAAAGcgtgtgaaaatacatgtaatgttatttaaaaactgaaaactgttaCTTAAAATGCCATACTTAATGTCGTAACAttgcccaaaaatcattttaatattttaagttCAAAGTTAGCCATTTTAATTATGGGTTGGTATGGGTTGGCTTTATGCCTAACCTGCAACTAACCTGACTGACCTAGGTTGTGGATTTTTAGACTCATCACTGACCGACGAGGCAATCGGTTCGAATTGGTTGAATAACTATCAGATGG
This genomic stretch from Quercus lobata isolate SW786 chromosome 3, ValleyOak3.0 Primary Assembly, whole genome shotgun sequence harbors:
- the LOC115981559 gene encoding plant UBX domain-containing protein 2, with product MGDMKDKVKGFMKKVNNPFSSSSSSSGKFKGQGRVLGSSSSSSGPTNPILPRPSPQIQNPSPQPRKEPNFVTSNSKPKPLPQKAPISDHKDSSDLTNDSTPNRKPANGFDPFDSMITSGKRSQNGYSLNVYECPICGQSYRSEEEVSAHVDTCVNNSVEANGGGGGGGSDLADNGAESRSELECRVGAFVSGKPSEGSIEVVLKLLRNIVREPENAKFRRIRMSNPKIREAIGEVAGGVELLEFVGFELKEEDGEMWAVMEVPTEEQISLINRATGLLGPQKVEEPQKKEDLQSAASAIVEKQIEPKKVDRQVRVFFSVPESVAAKIELPDSFYNLSLEEIKREADMRKKKMAESQLLIPKSFKEKQAKAARRRYKKTVIRIQFPDGVVLQGIFNPWERTSSLYEFVGSALKEPNLEFELLHPVVVKRRVIPHFPAAGETATTLEDEDLVPSALIKFRPIETDSVVFTGLCNDLLEICEPLVNDSAVPK